One Sporomusaceae bacterium DNA segment encodes these proteins:
- a CDS encoding polysaccharide deacetylase family protein, producing the protein MKTNRLLLPALVLAVMAIVGTQPDLWQDTRAITRVPTAVKVIALTLDDGPHYKMTPEILAVLKEKQVRATFFVLGENAVKSPEFVAREAADGHEIAVHGYHHSSLARLNRKDINAELAAAEKAIGREAAARPVLFRPPGGLYSDVVVAAARNRGYTLVLWDIDPHDWARPPVDSVVGTVLKRAAPGSIVLLHDGQYPLPTAKALAIIIDRLRADGYELVTVSELLQLNERRPAQLGAF; encoded by the coding sequence ATGAAGACCAACCGCCTGCTTTTACCGGCGCTGGTGCTCGCCGTCATGGCGATCGTCGGCACCCAGCCCGACCTGTGGCAGGACACACGGGCCATCACCCGCGTACCGACGGCCGTCAAAGTCATAGCCCTCACCCTCGACGACGGGCCGCATTACAAAATGACTCCCGAAATACTGGCAGTGCTGAAAGAGAAACAGGTGCGGGCAACCTTCTTCGTCCTGGGCGAGAACGCCGTCAAAAGCCCCGAATTCGTGGCCAGGGAAGCAGCCGACGGCCACGAAATCGCCGTCCATGGCTACCACCACAGCTCGCTGGCGAGGCTGAACAGAAAGGACATCAACGCCGAACTCGCCGCCGCGGAAAAAGCGATCGGCCGCGAGGCGGCTGCCCGCCCGGTCCTCTTCCGCCCCCCCGGCGGACTGTACAGCGACGTGGTGGTTGCCGCCGCCCGCAACCGGGGCTACACACTCGTCCTGTGGGACATCGACCCCCATGATTGGGCCCGTCCGCCGGTCGACAGCGTCGTGGGCACGGTATTGAAGCGGGCGGCCCCTGGCAGCATCGTCCTGCTGCACGACGGCCAGTATCCGTTGCCGACCGCCAAGGCCCTGGCCATAATAATCGACCGGCTGCGGGCCGATGGCTACGAACTGGTCACCGTCAGCGAACTGCTGCAACTCAACGAGCGGCGGCCGGCGCAACTGGGAGCGTTCTGA